ACGACGACCACCGCCAGTTGCAGCACCAGGCGTAACGCCAACGGCTTGATATAATCCGTCAGCACCTGCCACAGACCGATCCAGGCATGCGCCAGAATCGACAGCAAGGTCAACACGGTGAAGACTTTCGTAATAGAGGTGGCGAAGAAACCACGCCAGATTTCATAGGTGATGTCCGGAGCCGTGACGACAAAGCCCAGGATATAGAGGACATACAGGGTGATGACGATAGCGGAAGCACGCAGTAACAACCAGTCGTGTACGCCGCTGCGCCCTAATGCGGAAGCATTGTTTACCATACGAGGACTCCAGCCAGAATTGACAGCACAACGGTCAGAACGAATGCCACCTGGGCAGAACGCTGACCAGCCGCTAAACTCTCTTCGATATAGCCAAAATCCATTAACAAGTGACGAACGCCACCGCAAATGTGATAGGCCAGCGCAGTGAGGATTCCCCAAAATATGAACTTGACGAAGAAGCTATTCATGATGGCGGCGGCCTGCAGGAATCCCTCTTGGGAAGAGAGAGACGTGCCCAGCAGCCAGAGGAGAATACCCACGGCAACGAAGGTAATTACGCCAGAGACTCGGTGTAAGATGGACGCTATCGCAGTTACGGGAAACCGGATCGTTTGCAGATCCAGGTTGACAGGTCTTTGTTTTTTCACGGTTTTGCCCACACAGCTCTTATTATTTTCCTTCCTCCGGGCCTGGGTGGGGATCAGACAGCGTTAAGAGCCAAAACCCTTACACGTCACGCGCTCAAACATCGACATCCTCTGTGCTTAAACGGCGCATTGTTATAACGCTGGGTGCTCCTACTTCAGGGTAATCCGGAGACCTGGCGGCAGTATAGGAGGATCACATTCTGATTACAATTCCCATACAATCCCTTTGGGGACATTTCCCCCGAACAGTGATTTAGATCACGATTTTCACATTTAGTACAAAATTAATTATCTGATTTGACAAGAGATCAACATTTCCATTACATATAGGGGCACAAAAGGTCCTATGATGCGCTATAGGTCGCCGGATACACTTCCCCCCACGTAGAAGTTATGCAACAGTGTATTCGGTTAAAAAACCCCGAACACGTCGTAGGTAATGATCAACAGAAAATAACGAATTCAATAAATCGTTAACAACCGGCCACCCGTCTCGTTCGCCTGGTCAGCCCAGCAATTTCTGTTTCGCCGCCTATTATGCCGCAAAACGAAAGCGCCGGGGTCACCGCTCTGTACCCTAACCGCATTATTGCGCAGTTGCTCACAGAGTTTATGTCCGCATACCATTTTTGCGGGCAACGTGCGGAGAATTAAGGTATTTCGGTTGTTAGTGATTATTAAAATAAGGCGCTAAGGAGACAGTAAATGACTGATAAGAAAGCGACGCTAACCGTACCAAACGGTGAC
The nucleotide sequence above comes from Serratia rhizosphaerae. Encoded proteins:
- the sdhD gene encoding succinate dehydrogenase membrane anchor subunit → MVNNASALGRSGVHDWLLLRASAIVITLYVLYILGFVVTAPDITYEIWRGFFATSITKVFTVLTLLSILAHAWIGLWQVLTDYIKPLALRLVLQLAVVVVLLVYLLYGTIVVWGA
- the sdhC gene encoding succinate dehydrogenase cytochrome b556 subunit — its product is MGKTVKKQRPVNLDLQTIRFPVTAIASILHRVSGVITFVAVGILLWLLGTSLSSQEGFLQAAAIMNSFFVKFIFWGILTALAYHICGGVRHLLMDFGYIEESLAAGQRSAQVAFVLTVVLSILAGVLVW